In a genomic window of Gossypium arboreum isolate Shixiya-1 chromosome 7, ASM2569848v2, whole genome shotgun sequence:
- the LOC108457055 gene encoding uncharacterized protein LOC108457055 isoform X1: protein MIRKTSGPSDQLVQQEYTYAVPNVGKNVNNNKTISVQTGEEFSMGFVQECVGTRAIARPDAALTHEKRVWFDQNHQMGYQDLARIQLKRMDSKCASDISDFASLNGSSRGSEHGSCVEKIGRYQKEDGEIGQVTRKAYGELNCDRSHPNGFGQPTTAIYACDSSSSNNFSGQGATDGSQSGKMKLLCSFSGKILPRPSDGKLRYVGGETHIISIQNCLSWEQLLRRTSNFCSQPHSIKYQLPGEDLDALISVSSDEDLKNMIEEYHGLEKLEGSKKLRIFLIPYDDSGNASSLEATTMHQSNPGYQYVAAVNGTVDPSPRKISGELCLPSEGCQLGPNLDPNPSFPKWCPTSVISLDTMGGFNALHPSQVFHDIQNIARSPSTPISPLPFQHEECNVCAQSISNNASSEYNYSFNTAHLNPEIRSTINPNYKDALQVPPALMNHSHPCIRVAANHTCQAYGDQLLSPDPSKDSIFFVVFNKSNGDYNGISHERFMHKERSFLSEKPISNAGNPLSLLSGSVDSLDSHPGISHAFSDSKLQDCGGRSAYCSQEGMSPSSPLNFSKSPSPSLVFSNSMQERLMQQHDKIDLMKCGADNYLLDTESTSKSKLDMQNCFPNPEPSGMNEPIHKGTSDSNEKWQTAKIDLSKFSFVRLDNYEEYTASLDTWNRSYISDPFLHQGGKLYEGKSPDSSMGYNNKLSNADCNQTSGFAVGTQEKDSQVSQKMVPSSLSINSNIEHLQTLGKTTSDIAESCGFNRKVIGQGDTTSCARNTEATCLFPKSINDTRLDSKLGDLISESLNGPVLHEPPQSQFVASQNDISKKDMLMGSTKLHSPTIHVDSVLCSSLLNEDLHAMSQIPDNNAARKEVLLIDDELNYSNPNAEKVVLLDPVHKNSIVEDLTFSLTEPSRKNQYQIQPEPIVMSKDVTTSVPSGMLVSSAVVPHVDVISTDIISPTGTELEDAIADSESKDSSADVQDKDESFSDAVIAEKEANIYGLQIIKNADLEELRELGSGTYGSVYHGKWRGTDVAIKRIKKSCFSGKSSDQDKLTKDFWREAQILSNLHHPNVVAFYGVVPHGTGGTLATVTEFMVNGSLRNVLIKKDGSLDCSKKLIIARDAAFGMEYLHSKNIVHFDLKCDNLLVNLRDPQRPICKVGDFGLSRIKRSTLVSGGVRGTLPWMAPELLNGNSNRVSEKVDVFSFGISMWEILTEEEPYADMHCGAIIGGIVKNTLRPPIPEHCDPDWRELMEQCWSADPESRPSFTEITNRLRSMSRLLQLKGHNDQARQTKA from the exons ATGATCAGGAAAACGTCTGGCCCATCTGATCAATTAGTACAACAAGAATATACATATGCTGTTCCTAATGTGGGAAAGAATGTAAATAATAATAAGACTATATCTGTACAGACAGGTGAGGAATTCTCCATGGGGTTTGTTCAGGAGTGTGTTGGCACAAGAGCCATTGCTAGACCAGATGCAGCACTGACACATGAGAAGAGAGTTTGGTTCGATCAGAACCACCAAATGGGGTATCAGGATCTTGCCCGAATTCAGTTGAAAAGAATGGATTCCAAGTGTGCTTCTGACATTTCTGATTTTGCATCTCTGAATGGTTCTTCTAGAGGGAGTGAACACGGGTCTTGTGTTGAAAAGATAGGTAGATACCAGAAGGAAGATGGTGAAATTGGACAAGTGACAAGGAAGGCTTATGGTGAACTGAATTGTGATAGGAGCCATCCAAATGGTTTTGGACAACCTACTACAGCCATTTATGCATGTGACTCTTCTAGTTCCAACAACTTTAGTGGGCAGGGAGCTACTGATGGATCTCAATCTGGGAAAATGAAACTTCTGTGCAGCTTTAGTGGAAAAATATTGCCTAGGCCAAGTGATGGTAAACTCAGATATGTTGGGGGAGAGACGCACATTATTTCCATTCAGAATTGTCTTTCTTGGGAGCAGCTTCTGAGGAGAACTTCAAATTTTTGCAGCCAACCTCATTCAATCAAGTACCAACTTCCAGGTGAGGATCTTGATGCCCTTATATCTGTTTCTTCTGATGAAGACCTTAAGAATATGATAGAGGAATACCATGGGCTTGAAAAGCTTGAAGGTTCTAAAAAGCTGAGGATATTTTTGATTCCCTATGATGACTCTGGAAATGCATCTTCCCTTGAGGCAACGACCATGCACCAGAGCAATCCTGGTTACCAGTATGTGGCTGCTGTCAATGGGACAGTAGATCCTAGTCCTAGGAAAATCTCTGGTGAGCTCTGTTTACCTAGTGAAGGATGTCAATTGGGACCCAATTTGGATCCTAACCCTAGTTTCCCCAAATGGTGTCCAACTTCAGTAATCTCTTTGGACACTATGGGTGGTTTTAATGCATTGCATCCATCTCAGGTTTTCCATGATATCCAAAATATAGCCAGATCCCCATCTACTCCTATTTCTCCACTACCTTTCCAGCATGAGGAATGCAATGTTTGTGCACAATCAATTTCTAATAACGCCAGCTCTGAATACAACTATTCCTTCAATACAGCACACTTGAATCCTGAGATCCGCAGCACTATTAATCCTAACTATAAAGATGCCCTACAGGTTCCACCTGCTTTGATGAATCATAGTCACCCTTGCATAAGGGTTGCTGCCAACCACACATGCCAAGCTTATGGAGATCAGCTACTAAGCCCTGATCCCAGCAAAGATTCCATATTTTTTGTAGTTTTCAACAAAAGCAATGGTGATTACAATGGAATTTCACATGAAAGGTTTATGCACAAAGAAAGATCATTCCTTTCTGAAAAGCCCATCTCAAATGCTGGCAATCCATTAAGCCTGTTGTCAGGATCTGTTGATTCCCTGGATTCTCACCCAGGCATATCACATGCATTTTCAGATTCAAAGCTGCAGGACTGTGGAGGGAGGTCTGCTTACTGTTCACAAGAAGGAATGAGCCCATCTTCCCCTTTAAATTTTTCAAAGAGCCCATCACCTTCCCTTGTTTTTTCAAATTCCATGCAGGAAAGGTTGATGCAACAGCATGATAAAATTGATCTTATGAAGTGTGGTGCAGATAATTACTTGTTGGACACTGAATCTACATCAAAATCAAAACTGGATATGCAGAACTGCTTTCCAAATCCTGAACCTTCTGGCATGAATGAACCTATTCACAAGGGAACCAGTGACAGTAATGAAAAATGGCAAACAGCTAAAATTGATTTGAGTAAATTCAGTTTTGTGAGGCTGGACAATTATGAAGAATATACTGCAAGCTTGGACACCTGGAACAGGTCTTATATAAGTGATCCATTTTTGCATCAAGGTGGAAAACTTTATGAGGGGAAATCCCCTGATAGCAGTATGGGATATAACAACAAATTGTCTAATGCAGACTGCAACCAAACTTCTGGTTTTGCTGTAGGTACTCAGGAAAAAGATTCACAAGTCTCTCAGAAGATGGTTCCTTCATCCTTATCTATAAATAGTAACATAGAACATCTGCAAACCTTGGGAAAAACCACATCTGATATAGCTGAATCTTGTGGTTTCAATAGGAAAGTAATTGGACAGGGAGATACTACTTCATGTGCCAGGAACACTGAAGCCACATGCTTGTTTCCAAAGAGCATAAATGACACAAGACTTGATAGTAAATTGGGTGATCTTATCTCTGAGTCTTTGAATGGCCCTGTGTTGCATGAACCACCACAATCTCAGTTTGTTGCAAGTCAAAATGATATATCTAAAAAAGATATGCTTATGGGCTCAACCAAGTTGCACTCACCTACAATTCATGTTGACTCTGTTCTGTGCTCAAGCTtgctcaatgaagaccttcatgCTATGTCACAAATTCCAGACAATAATGCAGCTAGGAAAGAGGTTCTCCTCATTGATGATGAACTTAATTATTCCAATCCAAATGCTGAGAAGGTGGTCCTCCTAGATCCCGTGCACAAGAATTCAATTGTAGAAGATCTTACGTTTTCTCTAACTGAACCTTCGAGAAAGAATCAATATCAAATCCAACCGGAGCCCATAGTTATGTCAAAAGATGTTACCACTAGTGTTCCTTCTGGGATGCTAGTTTCATCTGCAGTTGTCCCACATGTGGATGTGATCAGCACTGATATCATATCTCCTACTGGAACAGAGTTGGAGGATGCCATTGCAGATTCTGAGTCTAAG GATTCTTCAGCTGATGTTCAAGACAAGGATGAGTCCTTCAGTGATGCTGTCATAGCTGAAAAGGAAGCCAACATCTATGGCTTGCAG ATTATTAAAAATGCTGATCTTGAAGAACTGAGGGAGCTAGGATCTGGTACATATGGATCTGTTTACCATGGAAAATGGCGGGGAACAGATGTTGCTATAAAGAGAATAAAAAAGAGTTGCTTTTCTGGGAAATCATCAGACCAAGACAAGCTG ACAAAAGACTTCTGGAGAGAAGCACAGATCCTCTCAAATCTGCATCATCCAAATGTGGTAGCATTTTATGGAGTAGTACCACATGGAACTGGAGGAACTTTGGCAACTGTAACTGAATTTATGGTCAATGGATCGCTTAGAAATGTCCTAATCAAGAAGGATGG ATCGCTTGATTGTTCCAAAAAGCTTATAATTGCCAGGGATGCAGCTTTTGGCATGGAATACTTGCACTCCAAAAACATTGTCCATTTTGATCTGAAATGTGATAATTTGCTTGTCAATCTAAGGGACCCACAACGACCCATATGCAAG GTTGGAGATTTTGGATTATCAAGAATTAAGCGCAGCACTCTTGTTTCTGGAGGTGTGCGAGGAACCCTTCCATGGATGGCACCAGAGTTATTAAACGGTAACAGCAATCGTGTTTCTGAGAAG GTTGATGTGTTCTCATTTGGAATTTCAATGTGGGAAATCTTGACTGAAGAGGAGCCTTATGCTGATATGCATTGTGGTGCCATTATTG GGGGGATTGTGAAGAACACTCTTCGACCTCCAATTCCAGAACACTGTGACCCTGATTGGAGGGAGCTGATGGAACAATGCTGGTCAGCTGATCCTGAATCTAGACCATCATTCACGGAGATAACGAACAGGCTGCGATCCATGTCTAGATTGCTTCAGCTCAAGGGACATAATGATCAGGCCAGACAGACAAAAGCCTAA
- the LOC108457055 gene encoding uncharacterized protein LOC108457055 isoform X2 yields the protein MGFVQECVGTRAIARPDAALTHEKRVWFDQNHQMGYQDLARIQLKRMDSKCASDISDFASLNGSSRGSEHGSCVEKIGRYQKEDGEIGQVTRKAYGELNCDRSHPNGFGQPTTAIYACDSSSSNNFSGQGATDGSQSGKMKLLCSFSGKILPRPSDGKLRYVGGETHIISIQNCLSWEQLLRRTSNFCSQPHSIKYQLPGEDLDALISVSSDEDLKNMIEEYHGLEKLEGSKKLRIFLIPYDDSGNASSLEATTMHQSNPGYQYVAAVNGTVDPSPRKISGELCLPSEGCQLGPNLDPNPSFPKWCPTSVISLDTMGGFNALHPSQVFHDIQNIARSPSTPISPLPFQHEECNVCAQSISNNASSEYNYSFNTAHLNPEIRSTINPNYKDALQVPPALMNHSHPCIRVAANHTCQAYGDQLLSPDPSKDSIFFVVFNKSNGDYNGISHERFMHKERSFLSEKPISNAGNPLSLLSGSVDSLDSHPGISHAFSDSKLQDCGGRSAYCSQEGMSPSSPLNFSKSPSPSLVFSNSMQERLMQQHDKIDLMKCGADNYLLDTESTSKSKLDMQNCFPNPEPSGMNEPIHKGTSDSNEKWQTAKIDLSKFSFVRLDNYEEYTASLDTWNRSYISDPFLHQGGKLYEGKSPDSSMGYNNKLSNADCNQTSGFAVGTQEKDSQVSQKMVPSSLSINSNIEHLQTLGKTTSDIAESCGFNRKVIGQGDTTSCARNTEATCLFPKSINDTRLDSKLGDLISESLNGPVLHEPPQSQFVASQNDISKKDMLMGSTKLHSPTIHVDSVLCSSLLNEDLHAMSQIPDNNAARKEVLLIDDELNYSNPNAEKVVLLDPVHKNSIVEDLTFSLTEPSRKNQYQIQPEPIVMSKDVTTSVPSGMLVSSAVVPHVDVISTDIISPTGTELEDAIADSESKDSSADVQDKDESFSDAVIAEKEANIYGLQIIKNADLEELRELGSGTYGSVYHGKWRGTDVAIKRIKKSCFSGKSSDQDKLTKDFWREAQILSNLHHPNVVAFYGVVPHGTGGTLATVTEFMVNGSLRNVLIKKDGSLDCSKKLIIARDAAFGMEYLHSKNIVHFDLKCDNLLVNLRDPQRPICKVGDFGLSRIKRSTLVSGGVRGTLPWMAPELLNGNSNRVSEKVDVFSFGISMWEILTEEEPYADMHCGAIIGGIVKNTLRPPIPEHCDPDWRELMEQCWSADPESRPSFTEITNRLRSMSRLLQLKGHNDQARQTKA from the exons ATGGGGTTTGTTCAGGAGTGTGTTGGCACAAGAGCCATTGCTAGACCAGATGCAGCACTGACACATGAGAAGAGAGTTTGGTTCGATCAGAACCACCAAATGGGGTATCAGGATCTTGCCCGAATTCAGTTGAAAAGAATGGATTCCAAGTGTGCTTCTGACATTTCTGATTTTGCATCTCTGAATGGTTCTTCTAGAGGGAGTGAACACGGGTCTTGTGTTGAAAAGATAGGTAGATACCAGAAGGAAGATGGTGAAATTGGACAAGTGACAAGGAAGGCTTATGGTGAACTGAATTGTGATAGGAGCCATCCAAATGGTTTTGGACAACCTACTACAGCCATTTATGCATGTGACTCTTCTAGTTCCAACAACTTTAGTGGGCAGGGAGCTACTGATGGATCTCAATCTGGGAAAATGAAACTTCTGTGCAGCTTTAGTGGAAAAATATTGCCTAGGCCAAGTGATGGTAAACTCAGATATGTTGGGGGAGAGACGCACATTATTTCCATTCAGAATTGTCTTTCTTGGGAGCAGCTTCTGAGGAGAACTTCAAATTTTTGCAGCCAACCTCATTCAATCAAGTACCAACTTCCAGGTGAGGATCTTGATGCCCTTATATCTGTTTCTTCTGATGAAGACCTTAAGAATATGATAGAGGAATACCATGGGCTTGAAAAGCTTGAAGGTTCTAAAAAGCTGAGGATATTTTTGATTCCCTATGATGACTCTGGAAATGCATCTTCCCTTGAGGCAACGACCATGCACCAGAGCAATCCTGGTTACCAGTATGTGGCTGCTGTCAATGGGACAGTAGATCCTAGTCCTAGGAAAATCTCTGGTGAGCTCTGTTTACCTAGTGAAGGATGTCAATTGGGACCCAATTTGGATCCTAACCCTAGTTTCCCCAAATGGTGTCCAACTTCAGTAATCTCTTTGGACACTATGGGTGGTTTTAATGCATTGCATCCATCTCAGGTTTTCCATGATATCCAAAATATAGCCAGATCCCCATCTACTCCTATTTCTCCACTACCTTTCCAGCATGAGGAATGCAATGTTTGTGCACAATCAATTTCTAATAACGCCAGCTCTGAATACAACTATTCCTTCAATACAGCACACTTGAATCCTGAGATCCGCAGCACTATTAATCCTAACTATAAAGATGCCCTACAGGTTCCACCTGCTTTGATGAATCATAGTCACCCTTGCATAAGGGTTGCTGCCAACCACACATGCCAAGCTTATGGAGATCAGCTACTAAGCCCTGATCCCAGCAAAGATTCCATATTTTTTGTAGTTTTCAACAAAAGCAATGGTGATTACAATGGAATTTCACATGAAAGGTTTATGCACAAAGAAAGATCATTCCTTTCTGAAAAGCCCATCTCAAATGCTGGCAATCCATTAAGCCTGTTGTCAGGATCTGTTGATTCCCTGGATTCTCACCCAGGCATATCACATGCATTTTCAGATTCAAAGCTGCAGGACTGTGGAGGGAGGTCTGCTTACTGTTCACAAGAAGGAATGAGCCCATCTTCCCCTTTAAATTTTTCAAAGAGCCCATCACCTTCCCTTGTTTTTTCAAATTCCATGCAGGAAAGGTTGATGCAACAGCATGATAAAATTGATCTTATGAAGTGTGGTGCAGATAATTACTTGTTGGACACTGAATCTACATCAAAATCAAAACTGGATATGCAGAACTGCTTTCCAAATCCTGAACCTTCTGGCATGAATGAACCTATTCACAAGGGAACCAGTGACAGTAATGAAAAATGGCAAACAGCTAAAATTGATTTGAGTAAATTCAGTTTTGTGAGGCTGGACAATTATGAAGAATATACTGCAAGCTTGGACACCTGGAACAGGTCTTATATAAGTGATCCATTTTTGCATCAAGGTGGAAAACTTTATGAGGGGAAATCCCCTGATAGCAGTATGGGATATAACAACAAATTGTCTAATGCAGACTGCAACCAAACTTCTGGTTTTGCTGTAGGTACTCAGGAAAAAGATTCACAAGTCTCTCAGAAGATGGTTCCTTCATCCTTATCTATAAATAGTAACATAGAACATCTGCAAACCTTGGGAAAAACCACATCTGATATAGCTGAATCTTGTGGTTTCAATAGGAAAGTAATTGGACAGGGAGATACTACTTCATGTGCCAGGAACACTGAAGCCACATGCTTGTTTCCAAAGAGCATAAATGACACAAGACTTGATAGTAAATTGGGTGATCTTATCTCTGAGTCTTTGAATGGCCCTGTGTTGCATGAACCACCACAATCTCAGTTTGTTGCAAGTCAAAATGATATATCTAAAAAAGATATGCTTATGGGCTCAACCAAGTTGCACTCACCTACAATTCATGTTGACTCTGTTCTGTGCTCAAGCTtgctcaatgaagaccttcatgCTATGTCACAAATTCCAGACAATAATGCAGCTAGGAAAGAGGTTCTCCTCATTGATGATGAACTTAATTATTCCAATCCAAATGCTGAGAAGGTGGTCCTCCTAGATCCCGTGCACAAGAATTCAATTGTAGAAGATCTTACGTTTTCTCTAACTGAACCTTCGAGAAAGAATCAATATCAAATCCAACCGGAGCCCATAGTTATGTCAAAAGATGTTACCACTAGTGTTCCTTCTGGGATGCTAGTTTCATCTGCAGTTGTCCCACATGTGGATGTGATCAGCACTGATATCATATCTCCTACTGGAACAGAGTTGGAGGATGCCATTGCAGATTCTGAGTCTAAG GATTCTTCAGCTGATGTTCAAGACAAGGATGAGTCCTTCAGTGATGCTGTCATAGCTGAAAAGGAAGCCAACATCTATGGCTTGCAG ATTATTAAAAATGCTGATCTTGAAGAACTGAGGGAGCTAGGATCTGGTACATATGGATCTGTTTACCATGGAAAATGGCGGGGAACAGATGTTGCTATAAAGAGAATAAAAAAGAGTTGCTTTTCTGGGAAATCATCAGACCAAGACAAGCTG ACAAAAGACTTCTGGAGAGAAGCACAGATCCTCTCAAATCTGCATCATCCAAATGTGGTAGCATTTTATGGAGTAGTACCACATGGAACTGGAGGAACTTTGGCAACTGTAACTGAATTTATGGTCAATGGATCGCTTAGAAATGTCCTAATCAAGAAGGATGG ATCGCTTGATTGTTCCAAAAAGCTTATAATTGCCAGGGATGCAGCTTTTGGCATGGAATACTTGCACTCCAAAAACATTGTCCATTTTGATCTGAAATGTGATAATTTGCTTGTCAATCTAAGGGACCCACAACGACCCATATGCAAG GTTGGAGATTTTGGATTATCAAGAATTAAGCGCAGCACTCTTGTTTCTGGAGGTGTGCGAGGAACCCTTCCATGGATGGCACCAGAGTTATTAAACGGTAACAGCAATCGTGTTTCTGAGAAG GTTGATGTGTTCTCATTTGGAATTTCAATGTGGGAAATCTTGACTGAAGAGGAGCCTTATGCTGATATGCATTGTGGTGCCATTATTG GGGGGATTGTGAAGAACACTCTTCGACCTCCAATTCCAGAACACTGTGACCCTGATTGGAGGGAGCTGATGGAACAATGCTGGTCAGCTGATCCTGAATCTAGACCATCATTCACGGAGATAACGAACAGGCTGCGATCCATGTCTAGATTGCTTCAGCTCAAGGGACATAATGATCAGGCCAGACAGACAAAAGCCTAA